Proteins encoded by one window of Arachis hypogaea cultivar Tifrunner chromosome 1, arahy.Tifrunner.gnm2.J5K5, whole genome shotgun sequence:
- the LOC112765578 gene encoding cortical cell-delineating protein, whose protein sequence is MASNKNVTSVSFFFFLLFLFTTVNSTTVVPSWHAAGQQCPIDTRQLAACAPVLATGPKGKPQQPCCHFLAPLVKIDALLCVCIALKDNVLGSNLDIPLSLPAYLSFSYAGKTNTTLLHYDY, encoded by the exons ATGGCTTCCAACAAAAATGTTACATccgtatcttttttctttttcctcctctTTCTATTCACCACCGTGAATTCTACCACCGTGGTGCCTTCATGGCATGCGGCGGGCCAACAATGCCCTATTGATACCCGACAATTAGCGGCGTGCGCCCCAGTGTTGGCCACAGGTCCAAAGGGTAAACCACAGCAGCCATGCTGTCATTTTCTTGCACCCCTGGTTAAGATTGATGCCCTTCTATGTGTTTGCATTGCCCTTAAAGACAACGTTCTCGGCAGCAACCTCGACATTCCACTCTCC CTTCCTGCTTATTTGTCATTTTCGTATGCTGGAAAGACTAACACGACTCTGTTGCATTATGACTACTGA